From Sulfurovum zhangzhouensis, the proteins below share one genomic window:
- a CDS encoding DJ-1 family glyoxalase III: protein MARVLLPLAKGFEELEAVALIDVMRRGGIEVSVAYVGEESAVLGAHGIRVVADLPISEANSDDFDMIVLPGGWGGTHALAEDAKVISLVQELKTTKAVGAMCAAPYVLKKAGVLGKSYTCYPGVEDEIDHPGYREDTKVVIDDNVLTSKGPGTAVCFGLAIIERLEGAQTMQTVKKGMLLDYC from the coding sequence ATGGCAAGAGTATTATTACCACTGGCAAAAGGTTTTGAAGAGCTTGAAGCGGTTGCTCTGATCGATGTGATGCGCCGCGGGGGCATTGAAGTAAGTGTGGCATATGTAGGTGAAGAAAGTGCGGTGCTTGGTGCACATGGTATTAGAGTCGTAGCAGATTTGCCTATCTCTGAAGCAAATTCCGATGATTTTGACATGATCGTACTTCCAGGAGGATGGGGTGGTACCCATGCATTGGCTGAAGATGCAAAAGTCATCTCCCTGGTTCAGGAACTTAAAACAACTAAAGCAGTAGGTGCGATGTGTGCAGCGCCATATGTCCTTAAAAAAGCAGGGGTGTTAGGTAAGAGTTATACCTGTTATCCTGGTGTCGAAGATGAGATCGATCATCCGGGATACCGTGAAGATACCAAAGTAGTCATTGATGATAATGTTCTCACTTCTAAAGGACCAGGTACTGCTGTATGTTTTGGACTTGCAATCATTGAGAGACTAGAAGGTGCTCAGACAATGCAGACGGTAAAAAAAGGAATGTTGCTGGATTATTGTTAA
- the efp gene encoding elongation factor P produces MATIGMGDIKKGTRLELDGNPYKVIEFQHVKPGKGAAFVRVKIKNLQTGKVIEKTIHAGDKFEVPELQQKTMQYLYDDGEFLQFMDTETFEQIGLTHDQVGKDTFDYMIDGMEAEILFHNGKAISVEIPQTVVLKIVETPPNFKGDSQGGKKPAKLESGAVVQVPFHILEGEMIKVDTVEGKYLEKAK; encoded by the coding sequence ATGGCTACAATTGGTATGGGTGATATCAAAAAAGGTACAAGACTTGAGCTCGATGGTAACCCTTATAAAGTTATTGAGTTTCAACATGTAAAGCCAGGTAAAGGTGCAGCATTTGTAAGAGTAAAGATCAAAAACCTTCAAACAGGTAAGGTAATTGAAAAGACAATTCACGCTGGTGATAAATTCGAAGTTCCTGAACTTCAGCAAAAGACAATGCAGTATCTTTATGACGACGGTGAGTTCCTTCAGTTCATGGACACTGAAACTTTCGAGCAGATCGGTCTGACACATGATCAAGTGGGGAAAGATACATTTGATTATATGATCGACGGTATGGAAGCAGAAATACTTTTCCACAACGGAAAAGCGATCTCTGTAGAGATCCCGCAAACTGTAGTGCTTAAAATCGTTGAGACTCCACCAAACTTCAAAGGAGACTCTCAAGGTGGGAAAAAACCTGCAAAACTAGAGAGTGGTGCAGTGGTACAGGTACCATTCCATATTCTTGAAGGTGAAATGATCAAGGTAGATACAGTTGAAGGTAAATACCTAGAGAAAGCAAAGTAA
- a CDS encoding efflux RND transporter permease subunit, with product MKKLEEFIFGILEEKKKKKLVIVLTAVAFFVSLMMFPTKLVLAKMLPGKSDNTFSIYVDTPSGSSIEETKKVSSCVIDFLKKEEEIMHIELFLGQGIPLDYAGLVKGASMKQTENVAEISVNLTDKHHREEPSFLMVQRLRPMIKDTCLPLVKDTNIKFIEQPAGPPTLASLVVEVYGTNLKKIRELAFETSAILSQTEGLVDIDIMTDEIFDKYELIPDKEKISRSGLSVEQVNNILYLAFEGMVVAHKNSKNVSDQIPIFLILEKESKELFSKDENALRSKLSSLNLMNMEGMMVPLSEVVNIRKVKSNPMIMHKDLTRMINVIAETDMVSQVYPLLDARAQMIEHFEKDYIVDKEPGINTYMFDLHLTDKKTGEKFLLRWDGEMKVTLDTFRDLGGAFIAALILIFLLLVVYYKSFVLSGIILLGSFLSLIGVIVGHWVANWFTSETFFLTATSLIGFIALMGISSRNSLLLIDFTKSLMECQGIPKRKAIAIATATRAKPIALTAVAIILGSALLASDPVFGGLGVALISGTVAAVFVSLLFVPILMDNAKAMDFDKAVCDMEHKNISITK from the coding sequence ATGAAAAAATTAGAAGAATTTATCTTTGGTATCCTCGAGGAAAAGAAAAAGAAGAAACTGGTTATTGTTTTGACCGCAGTAGCATTCTTCGTTTCTTTGATGATGTTCCCTACCAAACTGGTTTTGGCTAAGATGCTTCCAGGAAAGAGTGATAATACTTTTTCTATTTATGTAGATACTCCTTCCGGCTCTTCAATAGAGGAGACCAAAAAAGTGAGTTCGTGTGTGATCGATTTCTTGAAAAAAGAAGAAGAGATCATGCATATTGAGCTTTTCTTGGGACAGGGTATTCCCCTGGATTATGCAGGATTGGTCAAGGGTGCAAGTATGAAGCAGACAGAGAACGTTGCTGAAATCTCTGTAAATCTCACAGATAAACATCACCGTGAGGAACCTTCATTTTTGATGGTACAACGTTTACGTCCAATGATCAAAGATACCTGTTTACCACTGGTTAAAGATACCAATATCAAGTTTATTGAACAACCTGCAGGTCCTCCTACACTGGCTTCACTTGTTGTAGAGGTTTATGGTACAAATCTTAAAAAGATAAGAGAACTTGCATTTGAAACCTCTGCAATCCTAAGTCAAACAGAGGGGCTTGTCGATATAGATATAATGACAGATGAGATCTTTGATAAATATGAGCTGATCCCGGATAAAGAGAAGATTTCACGTTCGGGATTAAGTGTGGAACAGGTCAATAACATTCTTTATCTTGCATTTGAGGGTATGGTGGTTGCACATAAAAACTCTAAGAATGTATCCGATCAGATACCGATCTTCCTAATCTTAGAAAAGGAGAGTAAGGAACTTTTTTCAAAAGATGAAAATGCATTGAGAAGTAAACTCTCTTCACTTAACCTTATGAATATGGAGGGGATGATGGTACCCCTAAGTGAAGTGGTAAACATTAGAAAAGTAAAATCTAATCCTATGATCATGCATAAAGATTTAACCCGTATGATCAATGTGATTGCAGAAACAGATATGGTATCTCAGGTGTATCCTCTGCTTGATGCAAGAGCACAGATGATCGAGCATTTTGAGAAAGACTATATCGTTGATAAAGAACCGGGCATCAATACCTATATGTTTGATCTTCATTTGACAGATAAAAAAACAGGAGAGAAGTTCTTGCTTCGCTGGGATGGAGAGATGAAAGTAACACTGGATACCTTTAGAGATCTTGGCGGGGCATTCATCGCTGCATTGATATTGATATTCCTGCTGTTAGTGGTTTACTATAAGAGTTTTGTACTAAGCGGTATCATCTTACTTGGTTCATTCCTCTCACTTATAGGAGTAATTGTAGGGCATTGGGTTGCAAACTGGTTCACCAGTGAGACTTTCTTCCTCACTGCTACCTCTCTGATCGGGTTTATTGCCCTTATGGGGATCAGTTCACGTAACTCACTCCTGCTTATTGATTTTACAAAGTCATTAATGGAGTGTCAGGGTATTCCAAAACGTAAAGCAATTGCGATCGCTACCGCAACCAGGGCAAAGCCTATTGCACTGACTGCTGTTGCGATCATTCTTGGATCTGCATTGCTCGCGAGTGATCCTGTATTCGGTGGTCTTGGGGTTGCCCTGATATCAGGTACTGTTGCTGCAGTATTTGTATCACTCCTTTTTGTACCGATTTTAATGGATAATGCCAAAGCGATGGATTTTGATAAAGCAGTATGTGATATGGAGCATAAAAACATCTCCATTACAAAATAA
- a CDS encoding efflux RND transporter permease subunit — MQTTNKNEYEVTDVAGKLAKGFLKNPLTAVLGVFLIFMGYLALNVMPREEDPQIAISGGAVIVPMPGASPKEIENVIINPLERKLREVSGIEHIHGMAMDNVGVVNVMYYIGENREDSNLKLYDKVMQNMDQLPKGTMQPIVKPFDIDIDIPIVNIAFYAKPKSDVSEVELFTMVREVQQKLNAVNNVAKTTVKGARKAQYNIEVDMGKLSAYHLSLGQIMKAVQSVAVNVPEVKGRTQQNTLVIFGVKNAIENVSDVGNVIVAQYMGSPIYLKDVAKVTEGIDIQNFQTAEILQKNSKGEKLSEATEQVTLTVAKLAGTNAVFVANDVMDVLKSYETRFEKEGISYLVTRNYGTRANEAVNELMHHLVITIIIIAVMLVFALGWKESIIVTFTVPAILAITLFVAYLSGQTINRITLFAFLLSLGLLVDAAIIVIENIHRHLHAHDVDSKEMDELLIEATDEIGAPTNVATLAIIMTMVPMAFVGGMMGSFMQPIPYNVPVALIASLFVAYIFTPYLSLKLLKKPKHKHHHQAKGH, encoded by the coding sequence ATGCAAACCACCAATAAGAATGAATATGAAGTTACCGATGTTGCAGGTAAGTTAGCCAAAGGTTTTTTGAAAAACCCTTTGACAGCTGTACTGGGTGTTTTTTTGATCTTTATGGGATATTTGGCACTGAATGTCATGCCGCGTGAAGAGGACCCTCAAATCGCAATCTCCGGTGGTGCCGTGATCGTGCCGATGCCCGGTGCTTCTCCCAAAGAGATTGAAAATGTTATTATCAATCCGTTAGAGCGTAAGCTTAGAGAGGTTAGCGGTATAGAACATATCCACGGCATGGCGATGGATAATGTCGGTGTAGTCAATGTCATGTACTATATAGGAGAAAATAGGGAAGATTCAAACCTCAAACTTTACGATAAAGTAATGCAGAACATGGATCAACTGCCAAAAGGTACTATGCAGCCGATTGTCAAACCGTTTGATATCGATATAGATATTCCTATTGTGAATATTGCTTTTTATGCAAAACCTAAGAGTGATGTATCGGAAGTAGAACTTTTCACAATGGTCAGAGAAGTACAGCAAAAGCTTAATGCAGTCAATAATGTTGCAAAAACTACGGTAAAGGGTGCGCGTAAAGCACAGTATAACATCGAAGTTGATATGGGTAAACTCTCTGCATATCACCTCTCTCTTGGACAGATTATGAAAGCTGTCCAGTCAGTAGCAGTAAACGTTCCGGAAGTAAAAGGAAGAACACAACAAAATACGCTTGTTATTTTCGGTGTAAAAAATGCCATTGAAAATGTGTCAGATGTGGGGAATGTCATTGTTGCACAATATATGGGATCACCGATCTATCTTAAAGATGTAGCAAAAGTGACAGAAGGTATCGATATCCAAAACTTCCAAACAGCAGAGATCCTTCAAAAGAACTCCAAAGGAGAGAAGCTAAGTGAGGCAACAGAACAGGTGACACTGACGGTAGCTAAACTTGCGGGTACCAATGCCGTATTTGTAGCCAATGATGTAATGGATGTGCTTAAGTCGTATGAAACAAGATTTGAAAAAGAAGGTATCAGTTATCTTGTGACAAGAAACTATGGTACCAGAGCCAATGAAGCCGTTAATGAACTCATGCACCACTTGGTTATCACAATTATTATCATTGCAGTGATGCTGGTCTTTGCACTGGGGTGGAAGGAATCCATTATCGTGACTTTTACGGTACCTGCAATTTTGGCGATAACACTTTTTGTAGCATATCTGTCAGGGCAAACGATTAACAGGATCACACTTTTTGCTTTCTTGCTGTCATTGGGGCTTTTAGTGGATGCGGCAATTATCGTGATTGAAAATATTCATAGACATTTACATGCACATGATGTGGATAGTAAAGAGATGGATGAACTGCTCATTGAAGCAACTGATGAGATCGGAGCACCGACCAACGTAGCAACATTGGCGATCATTATGACGATGGTACCGATGGCCTTTGTAGGGGGTATGATGGGATCATTTATGCAGCCGATCCCTTACAATGTACCTGTAGCATTGATCGCTTCACTTTTTGTAGCGTATATCTTTACACCTTACTTAAGCTTGAAGCTGCTAAAAAAACCAAAGCATAAACATCATCACCAAGCAAAGGGGCACTAA
- a CDS encoding efflux RND transporter periplasmic adaptor subunit, with amino-acid sequence MKKLVTLITLLCLTVGANAIDIELSGSVISDNQKMITSRYMGYVKNMAVSEGEIVKKGQLLYEIDSKEIESSERQVDLAISQARLALQMNKSQYNNILTNLARHQRLYEKKMVSKYELETLELAAANLKDMVEISEQQVKQAEAKKEEVLNQYKYLKVTAPNDGVIVDKKLNEGEMAIPGMPAVVLTDLSHLKIIAEISESQLIHIKVGNEVDLAIPSIEFTTKGKISSIIPSSNPMTHKFKIKMEFDKQDALVYPGMYTKIIIKCDCDANHQ; translated from the coding sequence ATGAAAAAACTAGTCACATTGATTACCCTGTTATGTTTAACAGTCGGTGCAAATGCCATTGATATCGAGTTAAGTGGTTCTGTGATCTCAGATAACCAAAAAATGATCACAAGCCGTTACATGGGATATGTAAAAAACATGGCAGTAAGTGAAGGAGAGATCGTAAAAAAAGGTCAGCTTCTTTATGAAATCGACTCCAAAGAGATCGAATCGTCAGAAAGACAAGTCGATCTGGCGATATCACAGGCAAGACTGGCACTTCAGATGAATAAGAGCCAATACAACAATATCCTTACTAACCTTGCAAGACATCAAAGACTATACGAGAAGAAAATGGTCTCTAAATATGAATTAGAGACATTAGAACTTGCAGCAGCGAACCTTAAAGATATGGTTGAGATTTCAGAACAGCAAGTAAAGCAGGCAGAAGCCAAAAAAGAGGAAGTACTTAACCAGTATAAATACCTTAAAGTGACTGCACCTAATGACGGTGTGATTGTTGATAAGAAACTCAATGAAGGTGAAATGGCCATTCCTGGAATGCCGGCAGTCGTTCTCACCGATCTCAGTCATTTAAAGATCATCGCAGAAATATCAGAATCTCAATTGATACATATCAAAGTAGGTAATGAAGTAGATTTGGCTATCCCATCGATAGAATTTACGACAAAGGGAAAAATTTCTTCTATTATCCCTAGTTCCAATCCTATGACGCATAAATTCAAGATCAAGATGGAGTTTGATAAACAAGATGCACTGGTTTATCCTGGAATGTATACAAAAATTATCATAAAGTGTGATTGTGATGCAAACCACCAATAA
- a CDS encoding TolC family protein, protein MKKYLILLFTLPLFAGLENLQLQQALELLKNKNLELKVSRFEAQMKEYEAKAATGHHFGQLDVTVQGMRSNDAGNVFGFKLSSREATFGDFGAGEFNPADPNVLSIQPYNLNYPEARNHYQTKFSYMLPLYTGGKLTEYGHITESMHQMSQFDTKQLLNEKIFQTKKAFYDISLVENYIGNLSTILKNITRLENVVSTMKTEGYAQNIDLLEVQARKAEALSLYNQAKLNRELAYQFLSFLLNTEVSSIERISDMAPIPTVDPKELDAKNIDIQKALLGEKIADMAVGLEEANFLPTVGAFAEYGSADNQLFNEFEQKDSYTVGVQLKWNLFSGGTDYANLEKAKVNRMKVQSQVALAKSGIKLKAKKLETEIRGKDADVKSYKKQLLFARKVYENYQGRYQEGMVSISDVLIKQSKELEMLLKLLTVKNDRNTKIFELNSLLNSH, encoded by the coding sequence ATGAAAAAGTATCTGATCCTTCTTTTCACTCTACCGCTTTTTGCTGGCTTGGAAAATCTACAACTACAGCAGGCACTTGAACTACTCAAAAATAAGAACCTTGAGCTGAAAGTTTCACGTTTTGAAGCACAAATGAAAGAGTATGAAGCAAAAGCTGCAACAGGACATCATTTTGGTCAATTAGATGTAACGGTGCAAGGGATGCGTTCTAATGATGCGGGTAATGTATTTGGATTTAAATTATCGAGCCGTGAAGCTACATTTGGCGACTTTGGTGCAGGTGAGTTTAATCCAGCAGATCCAAATGTTTTGAGTATTCAGCCATATAACCTAAATTATCCTGAAGCTAGAAATCATTATCAAACAAAATTTTCCTATATGCTGCCTCTCTATACAGGCGGTAAACTGACTGAATATGGCCATATAACAGAATCGATGCATCAAATGAGTCAATTTGATACCAAACAGTTGCTCAATGAAAAAATCTTTCAAACAAAAAAAGCATTTTATGATATATCACTGGTTGAAAACTACATTGGAAATCTCTCAACGATCCTCAAAAACATCACTCGTCTGGAAAATGTCGTTTCAACAATGAAAACAGAGGGTTATGCACAAAACATCGATCTTCTTGAGGTACAGGCACGTAAAGCAGAGGCTCTCAGTTTGTACAATCAAGCAAAGCTCAACAGAGAACTTGCTTATCAGTTCCTCTCTTTTTTATTGAACACTGAGGTTTCATCGATTGAACGTATCAGCGATATGGCTCCGATTCCAACCGTAGACCCAAAAGAACTTGACGCAAAAAATATTGATATCCAAAAGGCACTTCTTGGTGAAAAGATTGCAGATATGGCAGTAGGATTAGAAGAGGCAAACTTTCTACCGACAGTCGGTGCATTTGCAGAGTATGGAAGTGCAGATAATCAACTCTTTAATGAGTTTGAACAAAAAGACTCTTATACGGTAGGTGTTCAGTTAAAATGGAACCTTTTTTCAGGAGGAACTGACTATGCAAATCTTGAAAAAGCAAAGGTAAACCGTATGAAAGTACAAAGCCAGGTTGCTTTGGCAAAGAGCGGTATCAAGCTGAAAGCAAAGAAGCTTGAAACTGAGATCAGAGGCAAAGATGCCGATGTAAAAAGCTATAAAAAACAATTACTGTTTGCAAGAAAAGTCTATGAAAACTATCAGGGACGCTATCAAGAAGGTATGGTCTCTATCTCTGATGTTTTGATCAAGCAGTCAAAAGAACTGGAGATGTTATTGAAACTTTTAACTGTAAAGAATGATAGAAATACAAAAATCTTTGAACTCAATAGTTTGTTGAATAGTCATTAA
- the serA gene encoding phosphoglycerate dehydrogenase, giving the protein MSKKTIVVCDHIHQSGLDILANDNDIELINAADEPKDKLITEIIPLADVAITRSSTDVDDAFLANAKKVTAVVRAGVGVDNVDIPGCSKQGIVVMNVPTANTIAAVELTMTHMLSCVRTFPYAHNNLKLDRIWRRQDWYGTELKDKKLGIIGFGNIGSRVGKRAKAFEMEVITYDPYIDSSKATDVDVKYTKNFDDILACDIITIHTPKTEETIGMIGAEEIAKMKDGVILINCARGGLYDEDALVEGLKSGKIAMAGIDVFNKEPATDHPLLDLDNVTVTPHLGANTKESQRNIAVQAAENAIAAVKGIAYPNALNLPIKENELPEYVRPYLELIQKIGHISAQVTKSAIKSIKVTAKGEIAEYVESLGTFATVGVLTESLSDQVNYVNAEFVAKERGIEIIKDTKPNTSGFTNKIEVKLTTQNSTITIGGTVFDGTAQRIVEIDEYILDVEPKGTMVFFRNTDTPGVIGDVGRIMASHNLNISDFRLGRDKKQQALAVVKVDGQVTKAILDELSSLKACISVSHASL; this is encoded by the coding sequence ATGTCAAAGAAGACTATTGTTGTTTGTGACCACATTCATCAAAGTGGTTTAGATATTCTTGCAAATGATAATGATATTGAGCTGATCAACGCTGCTGATGAACCAAAAGATAAACTGATTACAGAGATCATTCCTCTAGCCGATGTTGCAATCACTCGTTCATCTACTGATGTTGATGATGCCTTTTTGGCAAATGCAAAGAAAGTGACTGCTGTAGTACGTGCAGGTGTAGGTGTCGATAATGTCGATATTCCTGGATGTAGCAAACAAGGTATTGTTGTTATGAACGTACCAACTGCCAATACGATTGCAGCAGTTGAGCTTACGATGACACATATGCTTTCATGTGTTAGAACTTTCCCTTATGCCCACAATAACCTTAAGCTGGACCGTATCTGGAGAAGACAAGACTGGTATGGTACAGAGCTAAAAGACAAAAAGCTTGGTATCATCGGTTTTGGTAACATCGGTTCTCGTGTAGGTAAAAGAGCAAAAGCTTTTGAAATGGAAGTTATTACATATGACCCATACATTGATTCTTCAAAAGCAACAGATGTAGATGTTAAATATACGAAAAATTTTGATGATATTTTGGCATGTGATATCATTACTATCCATACTCCAAAAACTGAAGAGACGATCGGTATGATTGGTGCTGAAGAGATTGCCAAAATGAAAGACGGCGTGATCCTTATTAACTGTGCTAGAGGTGGTCTCTATGATGAAGATGCTCTTGTTGAGGGATTGAAGTCAGGTAAGATCGCAATGGCAGGAATCGATGTGTTCAATAAAGAACCTGCAACAGACCACCCGCTTCTTGATCTAGACAATGTAACGGTAACACCTCACCTTGGTGCCAATACAAAAGAGTCACAGAGAAATATCGCAGTTCAGGCAGCTGAAAATGCTATTGCCGCTGTTAAAGGTATTGCTTATCCAAATGCACTGAATTTGCCAATTAAAGAGAATGAACTTCCTGAGTATGTACGACCGTATCTTGAACTTATCCAAAAAATCGGACATATCTCTGCACAAGTGACAAAATCTGCGATCAAATCGATTAAAGTAACTGCTAAAGGTGAAATCGCAGAATATGTGGAATCACTTGGCACATTTGCTACTGTAGGTGTATTGACAGAATCTCTTTCTGATCAAGTAAACTATGTAAATGCAGAATTCGTTGCAAAAGAGCGTGGTATCGAAATTATTAAAGATACGAAACCAAATACAAGTGGATTTACTAACAAGATTGAAGTAAAATTGACTACACAAAACAGTACGATCACAATCGGCGGTACGGTCTTTGACGGTACAGCACAGCGTATTGTTGAGATCGATGAGTATATTCTTGATGTAGAACCAAAAGGTACTATGGTATTCTTTAGAAATACAGATACTCCTGGTGTGATCGGTGATGTGGGAAGAATCATGGCTAGCCATAACCTTAACATATCAGACTTTAGACTTGGACGTGATAAGAAGCAACAAGCACTTGCGGTTGTTAAAGTTGATGGTCAAGTTACTAAAGCTATCCTTGATGAACTTTCATCGCTTAAAGCTTGTATCAGCGTTAGTCACGCATCACTTTAA
- a CDS encoding 30S ribosomal protein S1 encodes MKFEDIEVEDVDFEAMLEESFKKAESKSDLVKGTIVKVDEKDNLAVVDIGGGRDASLSLDEIKDKDGNITFNVNDEIEVVTLGRGKVSYKAAQSRAAINEFIAEYDPEQEYIIEGTVTKKNKGGYVIEVDGLEFFMPRTLSYLSSKADPLGKKIKAMIVKVDKDKGSVVVSRKELIERDKAKTDEIVNTLLESKEPVVGTVKKITSYGMFVDVGGMDGLVHYSQISHKGPVNPAKYFKEGDEVNVVALDYDKKKRHLSLSIKDANPDPWADIDSIIGVGDTVTATVSNIEPYGVFVDLGEDLEAFLHVSEISWDKNVKHPKDYLENGQEINVEVIEVDKEGRRLRVSLKNLLPKPMDAFASDFKVGDSVKGTVTSITDFGAFVKVGPVEGLLHNQEVSWDKSKTAKSELKVGDEIEVKIIKVDRDTEKVSLSKKALEDSPVRAFAANHKNGSIVTGTVKDKKDFGVFISLEDNVDALIRTEDLHPLKFEEIEKGQEIKGVISFIDANNDRIRVSVRRLERQEEREAMEKLNLEQDDSMTLGDAFGDAFKK; translated from the coding sequence ATGAAGTTCGAAGATATCGAAGTAGAAGACGTAGATTTTGAAGCGATGCTAGAGGAATCTTTCAAAAAAGCAGAATCAAAAAGTGATTTAGTAAAAGGTACGATCGTTAAGGTTGACGAGAAAGACAATTTGGCAGTTGTAGATATCGGTGGCGGTAGAGATGCAAGTCTTAGCCTAGATGAGATCAAAGATAAAGATGGAAACATTACTTTCAACGTAAATGATGAGATCGAAGTAGTTACACTTGGAAGAGGTAAAGTATCTTATAAAGCAGCTCAAAGCAGAGCAGCGATCAATGAGTTCATTGCTGAGTATGATCCTGAGCAAGAGTATATCATCGAAGGTACAGTAACTAAGAAAAATAAAGGTGGGTATGTAATTGAAGTAGACGGTCTTGAGTTCTTCATGCCTCGTACTCTTTCTTACCTTTCATCAAAAGCAGATCCACTTGGCAAAAAGATCAAAGCAATGATCGTAAAAGTTGACAAAGATAAAGGTTCTGTAGTTGTATCAAGAAAAGAGCTTATCGAAAGAGATAAAGCGAAAACTGATGAGATCGTTAATACACTTCTAGAGAGCAAAGAGCCAGTAGTTGGTACAGTTAAAAAGATCACTTCATACGGTATGTTTGTAGATGTTGGTGGAATGGACGGTCTTGTTCACTATTCACAGATCTCTCACAAAGGTCCTGTAAATCCTGCTAAATACTTCAAAGAAGGTGACGAAGTTAACGTAGTTGCACTTGATTATGATAAGAAGAAGAGACATCTTTCACTTTCTATTAAAGATGCAAATCCAGATCCATGGGCTGACATTGACTCTATCATCGGTGTAGGTGATACAGTAACTGCTACAGTATCAAATATTGAGCCATATGGTGTATTTGTTGACCTTGGAGAAGATCTTGAAGCATTCCTTCACGTATCTGAAATCTCTTGGGATAAGAATGTAAAACATCCAAAAGACTACCTAGAGAATGGACAAGAGATCAATGTAGAGGTGATCGAAGTTGATAAAGAGGGTAGAAGACTTAGAGTAAGCCTTAAAAACCTTCTTCCAAAACCAATGGATGCATTTGCTTCTGACTTCAAAGTAGGTGACAGCGTTAAAGGTACAGTAACTTCTATTACTGATTTTGGTGCATTTGTAAAAGTAGGACCGGTAGAAGGTCTTCTTCATAACCAAGAAGTATCTTGGGACAAGAGCAAAACTGCAAAGTCAGAGCTTAAAGTTGGTGATGAGATCGAAGTGAAGATCATTAAGGTCGATAGAGATACAGAGAAAGTATCTCTTTCTAAAAAGGCTTTGGAAGATTCACCTGTAAGAGCATTTGCTGCTAACCATAAAAACGGTTCTATCGTAACTGGTACAGTAAAAGACAAAAAAGATTTCGGTGTATTTATCTCTTTGGAAGATAATGTTGATGCATTGATCAGAACTGAAGATCTTCATCCGCTTAAATTTGAAGAAATTGAAAAAGGTCAAGAGATCAAGGGTGTTATCAGCTTCATTGATGCAAACAATGATCGTATCAGAGTCTCTGTTAGAAGACTTGAGCGTCAAGAAGAGAGAGAAGCTATGGAAAAACTTAATCTTGAGCAAGATGACAGCATGACTTTAGGTGATGCATTTGGTGATGCATTTAAAAAATAA